Proteins from one Plasmodium yoelii strain 17X genome assembly, chromosome: 2 genomic window:
- a CDS encoding parasite-infected erythrocyte surface protein, translating into MNKYYARFIHVSIILIFVLFINKCENESPNKNENFISPIHSFKSPFQVEGLNNGWVLDYSAASTNKYLVLIPNVYNRRGLLYNSNPIKSDVFDINFSFNIYKKYYKESIDSNYYKNESGKHITYNVKIDEKDKTNGFAFWILENQLSVKSPGVSEEQIIIDEEDVILYGYKKIFNGICIYFQLRDNDLSVYALINNGNKSISLNNNSAKNYNLSLLQNNGLISVKIVAQKNDIRIYLFNLKTSTYIHSLTIKKNLPKENYIGFSSFNFNEDTSISITNVNKYLPTFVGITDFHVYTNYMVKENEQKIIYENDDPENLNVKTKNDEEINYNELNGNNLMNEILSSQNINLSSQEEMLKTMLKIIQDFISYQVNNDKKVLQNISFLKENIHNMQDEIKQIRKNITNKSDPKNLQKIFTSELSGLKNLFHSHAQHHKKNIEDITNRLTSKIDNNQELKILAQKAQKLEHIINKGNNTSYFFSIAFAALIVITLIMIYKKIRDVEKKHIL; encoded by the coding sequence ATGAATAAATACTATGCAAGATTTATACATGTTTCaatcatattaatatttgttttgtttataaataaatgtgaGAATGAATcaccaaataaaaatgaaaattttatctCACCAATACACTCTTTTAAATCACCATTTCAAGTCGAGGGTTTAAATAATGGATGGGTCTTAGATTATTCAGCAGCTTctactaataaatatttagtGTTAATACCTAATGTATATAATCGAAGAgggttattatataatagtaATCCGATTAAATCAGATGTGTTTGATATTAATTTTAgtttcaatatatataaaaaatactataaaGAATCTATTgattcaaattattataaaaatgaatctGGAAAACATATAACATATAATGTAAAAATTgatgaaaaagataaaacAAATGGTTTTGCATTTTGGATATTAGAAAATCAACTATCTGTAAAATCACCAGGGGTTAGTGAAGAACAAATTATTATAGATGAAGAAGATGTTATATTATatggatataaaaaaatatttaatggtatatgtatatattttcaattaAGAGATAATGATTTGTCTGTATAtgctttaataaataatgggAATAAATCCATAAGccttaataataatagtgcaaaaaattataatttaagcTTATTACAAAATAATGGGTTAATTAGTGTAAAAATAGTAGctcaaaaaaatgatatacgtatttatttatttaatcttAAAACTTCTACATATATTCATAGTttaactataaaaaaaaatctacctaaagaaaattatattggATTTTCgtcttttaattttaatgaagATACATCAATATCTATAacaaatgtaaataaatatttaccaACATTTGTAGGTATAACTGATTTTcatgtatatacaaattatatggttaaagaaaatgagcaaaaaataatttatgaaaatgatgatcCTGAAAATTTAAATGTAAAAACAAAGAatgatgaagaaataaattaCAATGAGTTAAATGGTAATAATTTAATGAACGAAATTTTATCatctcaaaatataaatttatcttCTCAAGAAGAAATGTTAAAAACaatgttaaaaataattcaagattttatttcttatcaagttaataatgataaaaaagtattacaaaatatttcatttttaaaagaaaatattcataatatGCAAGATGAGATAAAACAAATCcgaaaaaatattactaaTAAATCGGATCcaaaaaatttacaaaaaatttTTACTTCAGAATTAAGTGGactaaaaaatttatttcattctCATGCACAacatcataaaaaaaatattgaagaCATTACAAATCGATTAACTAGTAAAATAGACAATAATcaagaattaaaaatattagcaCAAAAAGCTCAAAAGTTGGaacatattattaacaaGGGAAATAATACTTCCTATTTTTTCTCAATAGCATTTGCCGCTCTTATCGTTATAACCCtcataatgatttataaaaaaattagagatgttgaaaaaaaacatattttataa
- a CDS encoding thrombospondin related sporozoite protein, putative, whose amino-acid sequence MFITISRYLFLLFLIKSCLNIFPQYNDTFLEPGPHQNKIINNQALNNQALNNQALNNRALNGRVLNENVLNNCDGWTEWSQCSKTCDIGIKMRVRISSNPIYSLLCSKYTETSVCFIQECPDHSEMRNRDEREKRKNKKKKMLSKYVTIFCVFSVINIIILIVCAILSIKKKII is encoded by the exons atgtttattacaatttcaagatatctttttttattatttttaataaaatcatGCCTTa ACATATTCCCCCAATACAATGATACATTCTTAGAGCCTGGACCCCACCAGAACAA aATTATAAATAACCAAGCATTAAATAACCAAGCATTAAATAACCAAGCACTAAATAACCGAGCATTAAATGGGAGAGTGTTGAATGAAAACGTGTTGAATAATTGTGATGGATGGACAGAATGGTCGCAGTGTTCAAAAACATGCGATATTGGAATAAAGATGAGAGTAAGAATTAGTAGTAACCCTATTTATTCATTACTCTGTTCTAAATATACAGAAACTTCTGTTTGTTTTATTCAAGAATGTCCTGACCATTCTGAAATGAGAAACCGTGATGAAAgggaaaaaagaaaaaataaaaaaaagaaaatgctAAGTAAATATGTAACAATTTTTTGTGTATTTTcggtaataaatataataatattgatagTTTGTGCAATCCTTTCGatcaaaaagaaaattatataa
- a CDS encoding actin-related protein: MNEYGNQLYSNQPIIIDNGSGYIKSGFAGDDAPNLVFPSYVGRPKYKRVMAGAVEGNLFVGNKAEEYRGLLKVTYPINHGIIENWNDMENIWIHVYNSLKINSEEHPVLLTEAPLNPQKNKEKIAEVFFESFNAPALFISIQAILSLYSCGKTNGTVLDCGDGVCHCVSIYEGYSITNTITRSDIAGRDITTYLGYLLRKNGHLFNTSAEMEVVKSMKENCCYVSFNMSKEKNTSEKSLTTLPYILPDGSQILIGSERYRAPEVLFNPSILGLEYLGLSELIVTSITRADMDLRKTLYSHIVLSGGTTMFQGFGDRLLNEIRKFSPKEITIRISAPPERKFSTFIGGSILASLATFKKIWINKQEFDEYGSAILHKKTF; the protein is encoded by the exons ATGAACGAATATGGTAATCAGCTTTATTCTAATCAGCCAATAATAATTGATAATGGAAGTGGTTACATAAAATCAGGATTCGCAGGGGACGATGCTCCTAACCTTGTATTCCCTTCCTA tgtTGGGCGGCCAAAATACAAGAGGGTTATGGCAGGAGCAGTTGAGGGAAATTTGTTCGTTGGAAATAAAGCA GAAGAATATCGAGGGTTGTTAAAAGTTACGTATCCAATAAATCATGGGATTATTGAAAATTGGAATGACATGGAAAATATTTGGATACATGTTTataattcattaaaaataaattcagAAGAG CATCCAGTATTATTGACAGAAGCCCCATTAAAcccacaaaaaaataaagaaaaaattgcTGAAGTTTTTTTTGAATCTTTTAATGCCCCAGCcttatttatttctatacaagcaatattatctttatattCATGTGGAAAAACAAATGGTACTGTTCTTGATTGTGGGGATGGTGTTTGTCATTGTGTATCCATTTATGAAG gaTATAGTATAACGAATACGATTACCAGATCTGATATTGCAGGACGAGATATCACTACATATTTAGGATATTTGTTAAGAAAAAATGgacatttatttaatacttCTGCTGAAATGGAAGTAGTAAAAAGCATGAAGGAAAATTGCTGTTACGTTTCGTTTAATATGagtaaagaaaaaaatacttcAGAAAAATCGCTTACAACTTTGCCTTATATACTTCCAGATGGGTCACAAATACTG attgGGTCTGAAAGGTACAGAGCACCGGAAGTTCTCTTCAACCCATCCATTTTGGGATTAGAGTATTTAG GATTGTCCGAATTAATTGTAACTTCTATAACTCGAGCTGACATGGATTTAAGAAAAACGTTATACTCACATATTGTGCTATCAGGAGGTACAACGATGTTTCAGg GTTTTGGAGATAGACTACTAAATGAAATTCGAAAGTTTTCCCCTAAAGAGATTACA ATCCGAATTAGTGCACCCCCTGAACGAAAGTTTAGCACATTTATAGGAGGGTCGATATTAGCTTCCTTAGCAacgtttaaaaaaatatggattaacAAACAG GAATTTGATGAGTATGGTAGTGCAATATTAcacaaaaaaacattttga
- a CDS encoding L-seryl-tRNA(Sec) kinase, putative gives MNFILLFYGPPCSGKDTLIRFLIKKKKQILFFIYLLYNLKEPYISYKYSYEQKFFIQLIKYCNKINKHFKLNNKYRIRKINHLSFFSLINLYKTFFITLSDSTFHSNFQTSLNTIYAKLKKVKKKKKINISSHTHSNSNNHSHKNDKINVTNVCIKISRKKIINNVTKPKTFFIFYKKFIKQIKYFRHFLSKCKTSIHNISTDSIEKQFYSTQNEKKSEKKYEKKSEKKYEKKSEKKCEKKNIAVVTDKIIIFEKQNYKTKIYYPIIKKRCLKNNLFFLSKAKENKNIKPTLFNQKKYWKIARKIAYLYCSHLINAKKNAKTDTKKKTKIGTKKKTKKGASTSTQNGPRLKHDQNKIIILNDTFHFPSMRKKYYLLSKKYNSLYIQTFLNTPVKLCVQLNINRNKFKYISKETIIKNYLYHRKYAVALKNVPKNEPKNEPKNEQKIINFVKATRKWQANAISIQVNRLENKNKLTDLLFFIYKYFPIFIKEINKKKTVTKKENHNPVIQANALEIINKTANKIIHEKLKSVPNDQKNAYAQKYRLIKLQLLKECRIAKTFNVTDIENSFLAN, from the exons atgaattttatctTACTGTTTTATGGTCCTCCATGTAGCGGAAAAGATACATTAATAagatttttgataaaaaaaaaaaaacaaattttattttttatttatttattatataacttAAAAGAACCATAcatatcatataaatatagttatgaacaaaaattttttatacaattaataaaatattgtaacaaaataaataaacattttaaattaaataataaatatagaattagaaaaataaatcatcTATCATTCTTTtctttaataaatttatataaaactttttTTATCACATTGTCTGATTCTACATTTCATTCGAATTTCCAAACATCTCTTAATACAATTTATgccaaattaaaaaaagtgaaaaaaaaaaaaaaaataaatatttcctCACACACACATTCTAATTCCAATAACCATTCTCataaaaatgacaaaataaatgttactaatgtgtgtataaaaataagtaggaaaaaaataataaataatgtgACTAAACCCAAaaccttttttatattttataagaaatttattaaacagattaaatattttcgacattttttatcaaaatgtaAAACCTCTATTCATAACATATCAACAGATAGTATAGAGAAACAGTTTTACTCCACACagaacgaaaaaaaaagcgaaaaaaaatacgaaaaaaaaagcgaaaaaaaatacgaaaaaaaaagcgagaaaaaatgtgaaaaaaaaaacattgcAGTAGTAACAGATaagattattatttttgaaaaacaaaattataaaactaaaatatattatcctataataaaaaaacgaTGTCTAAAAAAtaaccttttttttttatcaaaagctaaggaaaataaaaacataaaaccTACATTATTTAACCAAAAAAAGTATTGGAAGATCGCCAGAAAAATCGCTTATCTATATTGCTCTCACTTAAttaatgcaaaaaaaaacgCAAAAACagacacaaaaaaaaaaacaaaaataggcacaaaaaaaaaaacaaaaaaagggGCAAGCACAAGCACACAAAATGGTCCTCGTTTAAAACATgaccaaaataaaataataattttaaatgaCACTTTCCATTTTCCTTCAATGCGAAAAAAGTATTATCTGCTCTCTAAAAAAT ATAACTCTCTATACATCCAAACATTTTTAAACACCCCAGTTAAATTGTGTGTACAATTGAACATAAATAGAAACaagtttaaatatatatctaaaGAAACTAttatcaaaaattatttatatcatcgCAAATATGCAGTCGCCCTTAAAAATGTACCAAAAAACGAACCAAAAAACGAACCAAAAAATGagcaaaaaataattaattttgttaagGCTACTCGAAAATGGCAAGCAAATGCCATATCTATACAAGTTAATcgtttagaaaataaaaacaaa CTTACAGATCTACTATTctttatatacaaatattttccaatttttataaaagaaataaataaaaaaaaaacagtcacaaaaaaagaaaatcaCAACCCAGTAATTCAAGCAAATGCTTTGGAG ATCATCAACAAAACTGCTAACAAAATTATTCATGAGAAATTAAAAAGTGTCCCAAATG ATCAAAAAAATGCCTATGCCCAAAAATACCGTCTTATAAAATTGCAGCTCTTAAAAG AATGTAGAATAGCCAAAACATTTAATGTAACAGATATAGAAAATAGCTTTTTGGCGAATTAG
- a CDS encoding ATP-dependent RNA helicase, putative has protein sequence MLFIRHNWYIFLFFLFFFLFFFCFSLKGNCFTFFKKHNPLIITQNWERDVSLKINFFKNKNKNKFNLKNEKYKDNLIVECEDNKNDENNKLNRNKNIIKKINKKKYNTISNDKITRDKPHIYKSIYLNKKQKYNKKDVKKIKKILKNGKNKKEKIKQSWGKKKEKKKEKKRKEQNGAKKIKKQSWEKKKEQKILDMFDKDLNQSIQKLNIKTRKFEMHKNKQNAKPDIVENEILRKIAAPTKAENREAKKREAKNREAKNKEAKKSGELKTEQPSPNCGQVKTEQPSPNCGQVKTEQPSPNCGETKNDVSNEFDIGKILKIGNSIDGFQKEIEIKSDASNQFESQVRRLKLFKTIVDFSEPLKRDEKNGENCEKGEKSDEKGEKNDEKNDENCEKNKTCTFKNIGIYDNFINVYLKYNNINTPTFYQKKIIPLIIYFLNSGYYDLIRYTNGIDSKIDSEIDSEIGNEKKTKQIIYVNKYNKTNKHLIRTFFLHCPTGTGKTFMYLLPIFQQITNLQFFENNKTKEIYNNKETKDELFYKTKQINDITSFCCSNQVNTDLFINKNSENIKNNVLNYARGGQHGRQNGQQCRQNGQIGDILILTYNKEVAVQIYELYKDIINSFYKSYSSNFFEINNSLTRFKYISEEEQKYLEKINIFYKNKINMNVHLLIGGNNIKYQLKNLRAKKINITKENEQSSPLSSLANSPKTESERSESESGDCESIINVNIYVGTPGRVCTIMNEKKAINLENIRTIIFDEYDFFFNKFEKNQVEKNKFELENVFFSQILKNIYIKKKKKKKKKPSITNVICCSATPAIYQYLIYTKHLISEHFLTNILGDNIKREKITNQPTNTSPINYEKEKNIINTLFKIEETFKIPENLIHFNYCYDKKSQIKNSNNAISSFLKILFSNPLNKNVLVFCNTKVSRSTLHSLHSLHIFHIFHIFHMFSSHFSSHFSSHFPRGQKRVMDLWSLFRNRFDIDIQTVFSGNEKKKKKIFKDINYANFSKNDLVNYKNLKKYVNFLFISTNLLYRGINCIGFTTIINFDMPQSYTEYVHRCGRIGRVNNKGAIFNIFEKQDKKKYIKDIFNKINIKPFDIDCYMNNIFTLKK, from the exons ATGCTCTTTATTCGCCATAATTGGTATatcttccttttttttttgtttttttttttgttttttttttgtttttcctTAAAAGGAAATTGTTTTACATTctttaaaaaacataatcCATTGATTATCACACAAAACTGGGAAAGAGATGTTTCTTTAaaaatcaatttttttaaaaataaaaataaaaataaatttaatttgaaaaatgaaaaatataaagacaACTTGATTGTAGAATGTgaggataataaaaatgacgaaaataataaacttaatcgaaataaaaatataataaaaaaaataaataaaaaaaaatataacacaaTTTCCaatgataaaataacaaGGGACAAACCCCATATCTACAAATCAATctatttgaataaaaaacaaaagtaCAATAAAAAGgatgtgaaaaaaattaagaaaattctcaaaaatggaaaaaataaaaaagaaaaaataaaacaaagttggggaaaaaaaaaagaaaaaaaaaaagaaaaaaaaagaaaagaacaaaatggggcgaaaaaaataaaaaaacaaagttgggaaaaaaaaaaagagcaAAAAATACTAGACATGTTTGACAAAGATCTAAATCAATCTATTCAAAAATTAAACATAAAAACAAGGAAATTTGAAATGCataaaaataagcaaaaTGCAAAACCAGATATTGTCGAAAATGAGATCCTCCGAAAGATAGCCGCCCCAACCAAAGCAGAAAATAGAGAAGCGAAAAAAAGAGAAGCGAAAAATAGAGAAGCGAAAAATAAGGAAGCGAAAAAAAGTGGCGAACTAAAAACCGAACAGCCATCTCCTAACTGTGGCCAAGTCAAAACCGAGCAGCCATCTCCTAACTGTGGCCAAGTCAAAACCGAGCAGCCATCTCCTAACTGTGGCGAAACAAAAAACGACGTTTCTAACGAATTTGACATAgggaaaatattaaaaattgggAATAGCATAGATGGTTTCCAAAAGGAAATCGAAATTAAAAGTGATGCTTCTAATCAGTTTGAAAGTCAAGTTAGAAGATTGAAACTATTTAAGACCATTGTAGATTTTAGCGAGCCATTAAAAAgggatgaaaaaaatggtgaaaattgtgaaaaaggTGAAAAAAGTGATGAAAAaggtgaaaaaaatgatgaaaaaaatgatgaaaattgtgaaaaaaataaaacgtgcacatttaaaaatattggaATTTACGACAACTTTATTAatgtatatttaaaatataacaatattaataCCCCAacattttatcaaaaaaaaataattccattaattatttattttttaaatagtgGATACTACGATTTGATTAGATATACAAACGGAATTGATTCAAAAATTGATTCAGAAATTGATTCAGAAAttggaaatgaaaaaaaaaccaaacaaataatatatgtaaataaatataataaaactaATAAACATCTAATAAgaactttttttttgcattgtCCGACTGGAACTGGAAAAACATTTATGTATTTACTTCCAATTTTTCAGCAAATTACtaatttacaattttttgaaaataataaaactaaagaaatatataataataaagaaacaaAAGATGAACTATTTTACAAAAccaaacaaataaatgaCATTACCTCCTTTTGTTGTTCTAATCAGGTCAACACAGATCTATTTATCAATAAAAATTCtgaaaatatcaaaaataacgTTTTGAATTATGCCCGGGGTGGTCAACATGGTCGACAAAATGGTCAACAGTGTAGACAAAATGGCCAAATAGGGGATATCCTCATTTTGACATATAATAAAGAAGTGGCTGTacaaatatatgaattatataaagatataataaattcattttaCAAATCTTATTcttctaatttttttgaaataaataattctttaacacgattcaaatatatttctgAAGAAGAACAAAAATATcttgaaaaaattaacatcttttataaaaataaaattaatatgaatGTTCATTTATTAATAGGTGGAAATAATATCAAAtatcaattaaaaaatttaagagcaaaaaaaataaatattacaaaagaaaatgaacaatCTTCCCCTCTCTCCAGTCTCGCAAATAGCCCCAAAACGGAAAGTGAAAGAAGCGAAAGTGAAAGTGGAGATTGCGAAAGCATTATAAATGTAAACATTTATGTCGGAACCCCAGGAAGGGTATGCACAATaatgaatgaaaaaaaagccataaatttagaaaatatccGCACCATTATTTTTGACgaatatgattttttttttaacaaattcgAGAAGAACCAAGTTGAGAAGAACAAATTCGAACTGGAAAATGTGTTTTTTTctcaaattttaaaaaatatttacataaaaaaaaaaaaaaaaaaaaaaaaaaaaccttCAATTACAAACGTAATATGTTGTAGTGCGACACCTGCTATATATCAATATCTTATATACACCAAACATTTAATTTCAGAACATTTTTTAACTAATATTTTAggagataatataaaacgaGAAAAAATAACCAACCAACCAACCAATACCTCTCcaataaattatgaaaaagaaaaaaatataattaacacATTGTTTAAAATAGAAGAGACATTTAAGATTCCCGaaaatttaatacattttaacTATTGCTATGATAAAAAAAGTCagataaaaaatagtaataatgcgATATCTAGctttttaaaaattctttTTTCCAACCCTCTCAACAAAAATGTTTTGGTCTTCTGCAACACAAAGGTGAGTCGAAGCACGCTGCACAGTTTGCACAGTTTGCACATTTTCCACATTTTCCACATTTTCCACATGTTTTCTTCCCATTTTTCTTCCCATTTCTCTTCCCATTTTCCACGCGGGCAGAAACGAGTCATGGATCTTTGGAGTTTATTTCGAAACCGATTTGACATTGACATACAAACAGTTTTTTCcggaaatgaaaaaaaaaaaaaaaaaatattcaaagatataaattatgcgaatttttctaaaaatgaCTTAgtcaattataaaaatttaaaaaaatatgtcaactttttatttatatctacTAATTTGTTATATAGAGGAATTAATTGTATTGGTTTTACAACTATCATAAATTTTGACATGCCTCAAA gTTATACTGAATACGTACATAGATGTGGGCGAATAGGCAGGGTAAACAACAAAGGGgctatatttaatatttttgaaaaacaagataaaaaaaaatatataaaagatatatttaacaaaataaatataaaaccgTTTGATATAGATTGTTATATGAATAACATTTTTACTTTGAAaaagtaa